The segment TTGATCTCGCCCATCGACATCAGCATCGCTTCCACGTTCTCCACGTTTCGACCGCCGCAGAGTTGCCTTTAATCAAGGATCACCAGAACCTGATTTCGGCCGAAGTTTGTCCACATCATTTGCTGTTCAACACCGACGATTATGCCCGTTTAGGCTCCCTCGTCCAAATGAATCCCTCCATCAAATCCGCAGAGGACAACGCCGCACTATGGGAGGCTCTTCTGGATGGAACTGTGCAGGTCATTGCCACCGACCATGCACCGCACACTCTTGAGGAGAAAGACCAACCCTACCCGAAATCTCCGTCCGGACTTCCCGCTGTGGAAAATTCACTGGCATTGATGCTGGACCGGGTGAATCAGGGATTATGCACTCTAGAGCAAGTCGTCCATTGGATGTGCGAAGCGCCCGCCCGTGTCTGGGATGTCGTTGACAAGGGAGCGATCAAAACAGGTTTCGACGCCGACCTGGTCCTGATTGATATGAACAAAGAGCAAACCATCCGAAACGAAGATCAGTTGACCAAATGTGGCTGGACCCCTTGGGACGGCGTCAAGCTCACCGGCTGGCCCGTCATGACCTGGGTCGGTGGTCAACTCGTCTACAACGACGGCAAAGTCAACCCCGACCTTCGCGGTCAAGCCGCCCGCTTCGACCACTCCCGTGGTGGTTACTGGAATTACTCGCTGTAATTCCGCTCTAATGAAGACGACTCCAGAAAATACTTAACACCGGCGAGAACTCTTTTGCTAGATTGGAAAGTGTTGCAAACGGGAGTTGATTCGAGTTTACTGGAAGGACCAAACTCCGATTTGTTTTCACTTCCAGAGGCTGCTCCATGTCATCGAGTCCCCTGTCCCGTATCTGTATCGCACTGCTTTTTCTCAGCACTTCGATTGCGACCCTGCCAGCCGACAAACCGGCGAACACTGAACCAGTTATCGAACCCGCTCGAACTGCCGTTCACCAGGTTCTGAAACCGGACGAATCGCTTCCCGATGCCCGAATTAAACAACCCCGTCACACCCGCGATAAGTTTCACCCCTGGACACCTCCGACCGATTTGGAATCTTGGTTGGCAGAGCGCCAAAAACTGAAAACCCAAGTCGCCGTTAGCAATGGCCTCTGGCCAATGCCTCCCCAGGAACCGCTCAACCCGACCATTCATGGGAAGATTAATCGGGGCGACTACACGATCGAGAAAGTCTATTTCGAATCGCATCCGGGGCATTATGTCAGCGGAAATCTTTATCGACCTGTGCATTATTCGGGGCGCATTCCGGGAATTCTCTGCCCGCATGGTCACTGGCAGGACGGGCGGTTTTATAAAGCTCCTGAAGAGAAAGCGATGGGCCAACTGGCCAATGGAGCCGAAAAACATCTCTCCGGTGCGTATTACCCCGTTCAGGCCCGGATGGCACAACTTGCCAGGTTAGGTTGCGTTGTGTTTCATTATGACATGGTTGGTTACGCCGATAGCCAGCAGGTTGGTCATGGAGGCTGGTTCCAGAATGTCGATGCCGAACTTCGACTGCAAAACGGGATGGGATTACAAACATTCAATTCCATTCGAAGTCTTGACTTCCTGCTGTCGCTGCCCGAAGTCGATCCGGATCGAATTGGGGTTACCGGGTCCAGCGGAGGAGGAACACAGACTTTTATGTTATGTGCCTTGGATGAACGTCCGGATGTCGCATTTCCCGCAGTGATGGTTTCGACAGGCATGCAGGGAGGATGTGTCTGCGAAAACGCCTCCTATCTCCGTCAGGACATTAACAATGTCGCCATCGCGGCCCTCTTCGCCCCCAAACCGTTGGCGATGTCAGGAGCGAACGACTGGACCATCGAAATCGAAACTAAAGGACTACCAGAATTAAAAACGATCTATTCTCTCTATGGAAAAGAACAGTGGGTAGCGGCACAGGCATGGCCGGAATTCCAGCACAATTACAACAGCGTGGCGCGTGAGGCGATGTACAGTTGGATGATTGAATATCTCGATCTAGATGCGGACATTCCGCTGATTGAGGAAGACTTCTGGCCCGTGCCTCCAGAAGAGTTGAGCGTATTTGACGACGATCATCCCCTTCCTGCGAATGCGAAAACGGGGGCCGAGTTGGCCGCCTACATGACTGAGTACTCCCAAACCCAATGGGATGCGATGGTGAACCATCCGGGACAAATCTACGCGGAATACCAACGGGTGATGGAAGGAGCCGTTCCCGTCTTACTGGGAGAGTCGCTATCGGCCATCAACACAGTCGAGGCAGACCTGAAAGCGACCACGCTGAATGACTCGCAAATCGGTGAGCTGCAATTGAAAAAGGGACTGTTAAAACGAGAAGCCAATGGCGCCGCAATTCCTTATATTTACCTCCAGGGCGAAAACTTTAATGGTGAGGTTGTTCTCTGGATGGCCGATGCCTGTAAGCAGCATCTTTTCACAGAACAGGGAGACTTACGGGAACCTGTCCGACAAACATTGAAGAACGGTTACGCGATCGCGGCATGTGATCTCTTCCTTTCAGCGGAGTCGCTTCAAGGCAAATCATTTGCAGAGCAATGGCAGGTTGATGAAAGTTTCCCCGGTTACACGTTCTGCTTCAACAAGCCGCTACTGACTCATCGGGTACAGGACATTCTGACTACCATTCGATTTCTGCAGCAGTCAGATGCTGTGAAAAAAATCCATTTGAAAGCGGACGGCAACGCGGCGGTGGCGTCACTGCTGGCGAACGGACGGATGAACATCACCGACAAGTTGGGACAGTTAAAACTGGATCTCGGCCAATTCGATTTTTCAAAAGTCACTTCAAGTCTCGATCCCGCATTCTTACCCGGTGCCTTGAAGTACGGCGGTCTTTTTCATCTCGGATTAATGCAAGCTCCATTTGAATCCATCACGTTATACGGCGTTGGTTTCGGGGGAGAATCCTATTCCGAGTTCTCGCCTAAATACACTTCATGGCTTCGTTCCCCCGTGACTCGTCGCGCCACGATTAATATGAACACCGATAGCAGCAACCTGGCGGAACAAATCTGGGAATGAACAATCCGTCGAAAGAAGTGGCGTCCACGAAGCCGTTTAATAGCATACTCACTCTATGCTGAATTCTGGAGGGAATCGGAAGCGTTTTTAGTCTCAGGACTATCAACGCTGTAGTTGTCTGACAGTATCTTCGTCCAGAGACAATTCAGTCGTAACTGATTAATGTAAATGGAGTTACCACCTAATTTCCCAGCGATTCCAGAACGCACATCCGTATACAGTCCTTGACCGAATAAGATTATCGACGCACAATTGAGGTGAGATCATCACACCCTTGGGCAATCCACTGCCGCGTTCTTAAAGCAATCTTTAGACAGGGAGATACGATGGCCAGCAATTCCACTTCCGGTAAGTCGACCCGCTCCAAAAAGACAGTCAAGAATAAAGCGACAGGCGTGTCGCGCCGGAGCCAGCATACACAATCATCATCCACTGATCGGAAACAGAAGCTGCAGGAGAATAAACTTTCTGTTGGCGAATACCTGATTCAGCGATTGCAGGATTACGGGCTCAAAGATTTGTTCGGAATTCCGGGGGACTTCATTCTTGGGTTCTATGGAATGCTGGAGGAAAGCCCAATCCGTGTCGTGGGAACCACTCGCGAAGACAATGCGGGGTACGCAGCGGATGCCTATGCTCGTATTAATGGTTTGGGCGCCATTTGTGTGACTTACTGCGTTGGCGGTCTGAGTGTGACGAACTCCATCGCTGGAGCTTACGCTGAGAAGTCTCCTGTGATCGTGATTACGGGAGCGCCAGGTTTGAAAGAGCGAGCCTCTGATCCACTGCTGCATCATCGAGTCCGCGACTTCAGCACACAACGAGAGGTATTCGAAAAAATCACGGTCGCGAGTACGTCCTTGGAAGATCCTTTAACCGCCTTCCGAGAGATTGATCGCTGTCTGGAAGCGGCCGTTCGTTATAAGCGCCCCGTTTACATCGAGATTCCTCGCGACCAGGTTGATGTCGTTCCCGACATTCCCTATCAACCACACAAAAGCCAAGTTAAAAGTGAACCCAACGCGTTATCAGAAGCGCTGAAGGAGGCGGAAGAACTGATCAAGAAGGCTTCCAAACCGATGATCATAGCGGGAGTGGAAGTCCATCGATTTGGTCTTCATGAGCAGGTCGTCAAATTGGCGGAAGCCCACAACATTCCAATCTGCACCACGTTACTTGGCAAGTCAGCCATCAGTGAAAAGCACCCGCTTCATATTGGTGTTTACGAAGGAGCGATGGGTCGGGCAGGTGTTCAGGAATTTGTGGAAGAATCTGACCTGGTCATTATGATCGGGACCTTCATGACAGACATCAATTTGGGAATCTACACAGCGCATCTCGATCCGGGGCGTTGTCTCTATGTGACCAGCGAAAAGCTCCGCATGGGTTATCATCATTTTCATGATGTCCTCCTGACTGACTTCATCAATGGTTTGACCAAACTCAAAGGAAGTAAAAAGAAACGGACGATCCCCGCTGAGCTGAAACCAAAGCTCAAACCGTACAAGCTGGATGCCGACCGGAAGATCACGGTCAGCCGCCTCTTTACGCGTCTCAATCAGCAACTGGCAGATGACACCGTTGTCGTTGCGGATGTGGGCGACTCACTGTTCGCTTCCGCCGATCTGACGATTTATCAACACACCGAGTTTTTAAGCCCAGCTTACTACACGTCCATGGGGTTTGCCATCCCGGCTGCTCTCGGCGTACAGGTGGCGAATCGAGAATTACGGCCTCTTGTTCTGGTCGGCGATGGGGCCTTCCAGATGACCTGTAACGAACTGGCGACAACATTGAGGTATGAGTTTAATCCAATCGTGATCGTCCTGAACAACAAAGGATACACGACAGAGCGATTCATCCAGGAGGGACCGTTCAACGATATTCCTAACTGGAACTACCACCGCATCCCCGACCTGTTCGGTGGCGGATGGGGGTTCGAGATTCACACGGAAGGTGATTTTGAGAAAGCTTTAAACGCTTCTCTCGGAAATGAAGACGCCTTCAGCTTGCTGAATGTGCATCTTGATCCACTCGACACGAGCCAGGCCCTGAATCGACTGGCTAAACGGATTGGCAAAGGGATCGTCAGTTAACCTCAGCCCGGCTGACCTTATTTTGAAACGAAAAAAGCGAACGGCGCTTTGCACCGTTCGCTTTTTAAATGTCTTGTTTGCGAGAGAGACTGGTAACCAGACTACAGTCGCCATTGCCAATCAACTTTAGTTGCTGACGGCCACTTCTTGGGCTTTTACGTTCATACGACGACCTTTTTGATCGAAGTAAACTTCTCCGTCAACCAGAGCGAACAGGGTGAAATCGTTCCCCATTCCGACATTCCGGCCCGGATGCCATTTGGTGCCAACCTGACGTGCGAGAATATTCCCGGCGATGACAGCCTGACCACCGAATTTTTTGATACCACGACGTTGGGCGTTTGAATCGCGACCGTTACGACTGGAGCCCTGTCCCTTCTTATGTGCCATTGTACTCTTCCGTTCCTCTGATTACTTAAGAGGGAAATTATGTATACTATTGAATATATTTGATTCGTAACAAACTGGTGTCCCGGCGGACTTCTCCTACGGAGGAGAGAATTTATCGAATTTATCGGGTTCGATGCAAGTCTGTCGGCTGTTCCTACCGCAAAAAGCGGACATCTCGGTGGAAAACAGTCTCTTTAGAGACGTTTCCGACTACTTCGATGCGGTTTGGTCGACTTTGACTTCCGTGGGGCGGTAGATCCATACGGGATCATTCTGAGGCCGAAACTCTCGTTCGACTTCTTCGTATTCGTCACCTGGCCGGGCATACTCCATGACAATTGTCCGCTTCTGCAGGACCTTGTTTTCTGGATTGATCCGATAGGCGCTGGAAAACCCACTCACATAGAGCGTAAAAAAGTCGGTGTTTGGGTCGACGTCCGTCCAG is part of the Polystyrenella longa genome and harbors:
- a CDS encoding dihydroorotase; the protein is MRTLIENATCVLPDGTRTASVLIDNGKIEAIDPSDAGAVDARIDGSGHVLIPGVIDDQVHFRDPGLTHKEDLHTGSLACAKGGVTTFFEMPNTNPATITKEELEKKYELAAGKSVVNFGFYIGATPDNVKELQQVDQAPGIKIFIGSSTGNLLVDEQAALERIFAETTLPICAHCEDETTVRDNQKRIGGGTEFSDHSRIRNVEAAVVATRRAIDLAHRHQHRFHVLHVSTAAELPLIKDHQNLISAEVCPHHLLFNTDDYARLGSLVQMNPSIKSAEDNAALWEALLDGTVQVIATDHAPHTLEEKDQPYPKSPSGLPAVENSLALMLDRVNQGLCTLEQVVHWMCEAPARVWDVVDKGAIKTGFDADLVLIDMNKEQTIRNEDQLTKCGWTPWDGVKLTGWPVMTWVGGQLVYNDGKVNPDLRGQAARFDHSRGGYWNYSL
- the rpmA gene encoding 50S ribosomal protein L27 produces the protein MAHKKGQGSSRNGRDSNAQRRGIKKFGGQAVIAGNILARQVGTKWHPGRNVGMGNDFTLFALVDGEVYFDQKGRRMNVKAQEVAVSN
- a CDS encoding alpha/beta hydrolase family protein, with amino-acid sequence MSSSPLSRICIALLFLSTSIATLPADKPANTEPVIEPARTAVHQVLKPDESLPDARIKQPRHTRDKFHPWTPPTDLESWLAERQKLKTQVAVSNGLWPMPPQEPLNPTIHGKINRGDYTIEKVYFESHPGHYVSGNLYRPVHYSGRIPGILCPHGHWQDGRFYKAPEEKAMGQLANGAEKHLSGAYYPVQARMAQLARLGCVVFHYDMVGYADSQQVGHGGWFQNVDAELRLQNGMGLQTFNSIRSLDFLLSLPEVDPDRIGVTGSSGGGTQTFMLCALDERPDVAFPAVMVSTGMQGGCVCENASYLRQDINNVAIAALFAPKPLAMSGANDWTIEIETKGLPELKTIYSLYGKEQWVAAQAWPEFQHNYNSVAREAMYSWMIEYLDLDADIPLIEEDFWPVPPEELSVFDDDHPLPANAKTGAELAAYMTEYSQTQWDAMVNHPGQIYAEYQRVMEGAVPVLLGESLSAINTVEADLKATTLNDSQIGELQLKKGLLKREANGAAIPYIYLQGENFNGEVVLWMADACKQHLFTEQGDLREPVRQTLKNGYAIAACDLFLSAESLQGKSFAEQWQVDESFPGYTFCFNKPLLTHRVQDILTTIRFLQQSDAVKKIHLKADGNAAVASLLANGRMNITDKLGQLKLDLGQFDFSKVTSSLDPAFLPGALKYGGLFHLGLMQAPFESITLYGVGFGGESYSEFSPKYTSWLRSPVTRRATINMNTDSSNLAEQIWE
- a CDS encoding alpha-keto acid decarboxylase family protein; protein product: MASNSTSGKSTRSKKTVKNKATGVSRRSQHTQSSSTDRKQKLQENKLSVGEYLIQRLQDYGLKDLFGIPGDFILGFYGMLEESPIRVVGTTREDNAGYAADAYARINGLGAICVTYCVGGLSVTNSIAGAYAEKSPVIVITGAPGLKERASDPLLHHRVRDFSTQREVFEKITVASTSLEDPLTAFREIDRCLEAAVRYKRPVYIEIPRDQVDVVPDIPYQPHKSQVKSEPNALSEALKEAEELIKKASKPMIIAGVEVHRFGLHEQVVKLAEAHNIPICTTLLGKSAISEKHPLHIGVYEGAMGRAGVQEFVEESDLVIMIGTFMTDINLGIYTAHLDPGRCLYVTSEKLRMGYHHFHDVLLTDFINGLTKLKGSKKKRTIPAELKPKLKPYKLDADRKITVSRLFTRLNQQLADDTVVVADVGDSLFASADLTIYQHTEFLSPAYYTSMGFAIPAALGVQVANRELRPLVLVGDGAFQMTCNELATTLRYEFNPIVIVLNNKGYTTERFIQEGPFNDIPNWNYHRIPDLFGGGWGFEIHTEGDFEKALNASLGNEDAFSLLNVHLDPLDTSQALNRLAKRIGKGIVS